One genomic window of Equus caballus isolate H_3958 breed thoroughbred chromosome 6, TB-T2T, whole genome shotgun sequence includes the following:
- the LOC102148351 gene encoding serine/threonine-protein phosphatase 2A regulatory subunit B'' subunit beta codes for MCPPQPVERALPGLAPTAPAQRHTECAEPSHPNRPAGRSCRPKPSGPSQAQPREQEPERGAWLGPWRPTRADMRLHELSLCQDPSLRQELASLARGCDFVLPSRFKKRLKALQQVQVQTKKEEPLPPASSQSIPTFYFPQGRPQGTVNVDAVIAKIERTFAQFPHERATMEDMGKVAKVTTTSKVTCIVCGDPLFT; via the exons atGTGCCCTCCTCAGCCTGTGGAACGCGCGCTGCCTGGGCTAGCCCCCACAGCGCCTGCCCAGCGACACACGGAGTGCGCTGAGCCCAGCCACCCCAACCGTCCTGCTGGGCGCAGCTGCCGCCCCAAGCCCAGCggccccagccaggcccagccccGAGAGCAAGAGCCAGAGCGAGGTGCCTGGCTTGGGCCCTGGCGGCCCACGCGAGCTGACATGCGGCTCCACGAGCTGTCGCTGTGCCAGGACCCCagcctgaggcaggagctggcctcaCTGGCCCGCGGCTGCGACTTCGTGCTGCCCTCCCGCTTCAAGAAGAGGCTCAAGGCCCTCCAGCAGGTCCAG GTCCAGACAAAGAAGGAGGAGCCCCTGCCACCAGCCAGCAGCCAGAGCATCCCCACCTTCTACTTCCCCCAAGGCCGTCCGCAGGGGACAGTGAACGTCGATGCCGTCATCGCCAAGATTGAGCGGACCTTCGCCCAGTTTCCGCACGAGAGAGCCACCATGGAGGACATGGGCAAGGTGGCCAAG